The following are encoded together in the Peromyscus leucopus breed LL Stock chromosome 1, UCI_PerLeu_2.1, whole genome shotgun sequence genome:
- the Rela gene encoding transcription factor p65, giving the protein MEDLFPLIFPSEPAQASGPYVEIIEQPKQRGMRFRYKCEGRSAGSIPGERSTDTTKTHPTIKINGYTGPGTVRISLVTKDPPHRPHPHELVGKDCRDGFYEAELCPDRCIHSFQNLGIQCVKKRDLEQAISQRIQTNNNPFQVPIEEQRGDYDLNAVRLCFQVTVRDPAGRPLRLTPVLSHPIFDNRAPNTAELKICRVNRNSGSCLGGDEIFLLCDKVQKEDIEVYFTGPGWEARGSFSQADVHRQVAIVFRTPPYADPSLQAPVRVSMQLRRPSDRELSEPMEFQYLPDTDDRHRIEEKRKRTYETFKSIMKKSPFSGPTEPRPPPRRIAVPSRSATVPKPAPQSYTFPAPLSTISFEEFSPMVLPSGQISNQALSLAPSSAPVLAQTLVPSSAMAPALAQPPAPVSVLAPGPPQTLAPPLPKSTQAGEGTLSEALLHLQFDADDDLGALLGGSSDPGVFSDLASVDNSEFQQLLNQGVSMSHPTAEPMLMEYPEAITRLVTGSQRPPDPAPTSLGTSGLPNGLSGDEDFSSIADMDFSALLSQISS; this is encoded by the exons ATGGAAG ATCTATTTCCCCTCATCTTCCCCTCAG AGCCAGCCCAGGCTTCTGGGCCCTATGTGGAGATCATCGAGCAGCCCAAGCAGCGGGGCATGCGGTTCCGCTACAAGTGCGAGGGTCGCTCGGCAGGCAGCATTCCCGGTGAGAGGAGCACAGATACCACCAAGACGCACCCCACCATCAAG ATCAATGGTTACACGGGACCAGGGACAGTGCGCATCTCTCTGGTCACCAAGGACCCACCTCACCGGCCGCATCCACACGAACTCGTGGGGAAAGACTGCCGGGATGGCTTCTATGAGGCTGAACTCTGCCCAGACCGCTGCATCCACAG CTTCCAGAACCTGGGGATCCAGTGTGTGAAGAAGCGAGACCTGGAGCAAGCCATCAGCCAGCGCATCCAGACCAACAACAACCCCTTTCAAG TTCCCATAGAGGAGCAGCGTGGGGACTATGACCTGAATGCAGTGCGCCTCTGCTTCCAGGTGACAGTGCGGGACCCAGCAGGCAGGCCCCTCCGCCTGACACCTGTCCTCTCTCATCCGATTTTTGATAACC GCGCCCCCAACACCGCTGAGCTCAAGATCTGCCGAGTAAACCGAAACTCTGGGAGCTGCCTTGGCGGGGATGAGATCTTCTTGCTGTGTGACAAGGTGCAGAAAG AAGACATCGAGGTGTATTTCACCGGACCAGGCTGGGAGGCACGAGGCTCCTTTTCTCAAGCTGATGTGCACCGGCAAGTGGCCATTGTGTTCCGAACGCCTCCATATGCTGACCCTAGCCTGCAGGCTCCCGTGCGTGTCTCCATGCAGCTTCGGCGGCCCTCTGATCGGGAGCTCAGTGAGCCCATGGAGTTCCAGTACCTGCCAGACACAG ATGACCGCCACCGAATCGAAGAGAAACGCAAAAGGACCTATGAGACCTTCAAGAGCATCATGAAGAAGAGTCCTTTCAGTG GACCCACTGAACCCCGGCCTCCACCACGGCGTATTGCTGTGCCTTCTCGAAGCGCAACTGTCCCCAAGCCAG ccccccagtccTACACCTTCCCAGCACCCCTCAGCACCATCAGCTTTGAGGAGTTTTCCCCCATGGTGTTACCATCTGGGCAGATCTCGAACCAGGCCTTGTCCCTGgccccctcctctgccccagTCCTGGCCCAAACCTTGGTCCCCTCCTCTGCCATGGCACCAGCTCTGGCACAGCCCCCAGCCCCTGTCTCAGTTCTAGCCCCAGGTCCTCCCCAAACCCTGGCCCCGCCTCTTCCAAAGAGCACCCAGGCTGGGGAAGGCACACTGTCCGAAGCTCTGCTACATCTGCAGTTTGATGCTGATGACGACTTGGGGGCCTTGCTTGGCGGCAGCTCAGACCCGGGTGTCTTCTCAGACCTGGCATCTGTCGACAACTCAGAGTTCCAGCAGCTCCTGAACCAGGGCGTGTCCATGTCTCATCCCACAGCTGAGCCCATGCTGATGGAGTACCCCGAAGCTATAACTCGGCTAGTGACAGGGTCCCAGAGGCCCCCTGACCCAGCTCCCACATCCCTGGGGACCTCGGGGCTTCCCAATGGCCTCTCAGGGGATGAAGACTTCTCCTCCATTGCGGACATGGACTTCTCAGCTCTTCTGAGTCAGATCAGCTCCTAA